The following are from one region of the Ignavibacteriota bacterium genome:
- a CDS encoding aldo/keto reductase: MKSNINRRNFLQKSTLISAGLLLSTTGLFSFARNVNKASNNPPISYSKKINRKIGSLEVSAIGLGCMSMAGVYNPPQDKAEMVKLIRNAVENGVDFFDTAEVYGPFYSEEIVGEALKPYRNKVNIASKFGFSYNGNNVTGRDSSPQHIRSAVEGSLKRLQIESIDLLYLHRMDPNVRIEDIAGTVKELINEGKVINFGLSEVSPETIRKAHAVQPVAALQSEYSMLERVMEFDILPLCEELGIAFVPWGPLCRGMLTGRFDENYIPEPDFRRAGVPYFTPEALQANLKVTDLAKEWALKKNATPAQIALAWLTAQKPFIVPIPGTTNQNHLMENIGALNVEFTNTELKELRTSLEAIPTIGFRNPESVFQNL; this comes from the coding sequence ATGAAAAGTAATATCAATCGCAGAAATTTTTTGCAAAAAAGTACCCTGATTTCAGCAGGACTACTTTTAAGTACTACAGGATTGTTTTCCTTTGCAAGGAATGTGAATAAAGCTTCAAACAATCCGCCTATTTCTTATTCCAAAAAAATAAACCGTAAAATTGGTTCGTTGGAAGTATCAGCAATCGGACTGGGATGCATGAGCATGGCAGGTGTTTATAATCCGCCGCAGGACAAAGCCGAAATGGTGAAGTTAATTCGCAATGCTGTAGAAAATGGTGTTGACTTTTTCGATACCGCAGAAGTGTACGGACCATTTTATAGTGAAGAAATTGTGGGCGAAGCTTTAAAACCTTACCGCAACAAAGTAAATATTGCTTCAAAGTTTGGATTCAGCTATAATGGTAACAACGTTACCGGAAGAGACAGCAGCCCACAACATATCCGCAGTGCAGTAGAGGGTTCGCTGAAGAGATTGCAAATTGAATCCATTGACTTGCTATATTTACACCGGATGGATCCGAATGTTCGGATAGAAGATATTGCGGGAACAGTGAAAGAATTAATTAATGAAGGCAAAGTTATAAATTTTGGCTTATCTGAAGTGTCGCCTGAAACCATTCGTAAAGCTCATGCTGTGCAACCTGTCGCCGCTTTACAAAGTGAATATTCTATGTTGGAACGAGTGATGGAATTTGACATTCTACCGCTTTGTGAAGAATTAGGAATTGCCTTTGTGCCTTGGGGACCATTATGTCGTGGAATGCTGACTGGAAGATTTGATGAAAATTATATTCCCGAACCAGATTTTCGCAGAGCAGGTGTTCCCTATTTCACTCCTGAAGCATTACAAGCTAATTTAAAAGTAACTGACTTAGCCAAAGAATGGGCATTAAAGAAAAATGCAACACCAGCACAAATCGCTTTAGCATGGCTAACTGCACAAAAACCGTTTATCGTACCCATTCCCGGAACTACCAATCAAAATCATTTGATGGAAAATATCGGAGCATTAAATGTTGAATTTACAAACACAGAATTAAAGGAACTCAGAACTTCTTTAGAAGCCATTCCAACTATTGGTTTCAGAAATCCTGAATCTGTTTTTCAAAATCTATAG
- a CDS encoding TIGR02391 family protein: MSEEKTLKMTFDPATIEHLGVKMYSKLPNAIAELIANAYDADAKNVKILLYDKKEKKIVVEDDGFGMSFDDINDYFLRIGRNRRKEGLELSPSGKRKATGKKGLGKLSFFGIGNTIEIETIRKNSNEKITFILDWEELTSVTEKDYKPKFTVKKSKASYGTKITLTKIHRKTVFDKTGLAISLSKLFNLFDNTFKVTISRNNDSPLRIDDKLKYENIETQFEWKYKDLIATFETEYEYKGKITGKIISSPKPIKPELRGITLFANKRLVNSPEFFGISESSHGFSYLTGWLEVDFVDEWKDDVISTHRQSLNWDLPLTTPLRSYLKKLMSHIEREWRAKRKEERDKGISLKTKINIKNWYDSLPKDIRTKVEPIISAIAEKSELPDDEQISTIRQLHELVPEYPYYHWRHLHSSIQEVSEKDYKEADYLRAADEAIKKYIKNVQKKSGIKDKDGKLKDGTDLMFNAFGDKGKLNFTSCKTETEINLENGQKHISAGAVVGFRNPVSHEVKETLYPKVFNDKDCLDILSMISYLFGKLDKTKKKH; the protein is encoded by the coding sequence ATGAGTGAAGAAAAGACCCTAAAAATGACTTTCGATCCGGCAACAATTGAGCACTTAGGTGTTAAAATGTATTCTAAGTTACCGAATGCAATTGCAGAGCTTATTGCTAACGCTTATGACGCAGATGCTAAAAATGTTAAAATCCTTTTGTATGATAAAAAGGAAAAAAAGATAGTTGTAGAAGATGATGGTTTCGGAATGAGTTTCGACGATATAAATGATTATTTTTTAAGGATTGGAAGAAATAGAAGGAAAGAAGGGTTGGAATTAAGTCCCAGTGGAAAAAGAAAAGCTACAGGAAAGAAGGGCTTGGGAAAACTTTCATTTTTTGGAATTGGTAATACAATAGAAATTGAGACAATAAGAAAAAATTCAAATGAGAAAATTACATTCATATTAGATTGGGAAGAGCTAACTAGTGTCACTGAGAAAGATTACAAACCAAAGTTTACTGTAAAGAAGAGTAAAGCCTCATATGGTACGAAAATAACATTAACAAAGATTCATCGTAAAACAGTATTTGATAAAACAGGTCTAGCTATAAGCTTATCTAAACTTTTTAACCTTTTTGATAACACTTTCAAGGTAACCATAAGCAGAAACAATGATTCTCCACTTAGAATAGATGATAAATTGAAATACGAGAATATTGAAACACAATTTGAATGGAAATACAAAGATTTGATTGCCACTTTTGAAACTGAGTATGAATATAAAGGTAAAATTACAGGCAAGATCATAAGCTCTCCAAAACCCATAAAACCAGAATTAAGAGGTATTACACTATTTGCAAATAAAAGATTAGTTAATTCCCCCGAATTTTTTGGTATATCCGAATCTAGTCATGGGTTCTCCTATTTAACGGGCTGGCTAGAAGTAGATTTCGTCGACGAGTGGAAAGATGATGTAATTTCAACTCACAGACAATCGCTTAATTGGGACTTGCCATTAACTACTCCTCTAAGAAGTTATCTTAAAAAACTTATGTCTCACATAGAAAGAGAATGGAGAGCAAAGCGAAAAGAAGAAAGAGATAAAGGCATTAGTTTAAAAACAAAGATTAATATTAAAAATTGGTATGACTCACTGCCTAAAGATATTCGAACTAAAGTAGAGCCCATCATTAGTGCCATCGCTGAAAAGTCTGAACTTCCCGACGATGAACAAATTTCAACTATCAGGCAACTCCATGAACTTGTTCCTGAATATCCTTATTACCATTGGCGTCATCTTCACTCGTCAATTCAGGAAGTTTCAGAAAAAGATTATAAAGAGGCAGATTATTTAAGAGCTGCCGATGAAGCTATTAAGAAATATATTAAAAATGTTCAGAAGAAATCAGGTATAAAAGATAAAGATGGCAAACTGAAAGACGGAACAGATTTAATGTTTAATGCATTCGGAGATAAAGGAAAACTTAATTTTACATCTTGTAAAACAGAAACTGAAATAAATCTTGAAAACGGTCAAAAACATATTTCGGCAGGAGCAGTGGTTGGTTTCAGAAATCCTGTTTCTCATGAAGTCAAAGAAACATTATATCCTAAAGTCTTTAATGATAAAGACTGTCTGGATATATTAAGCATGATATCTTATTTATTTGGAAAATTAGATAAAACTAAAAAGAAACATTGA
- a CDS encoding aldo/keto reductase, producing the protein MTIANNDITRRDFIAKTALVSAGLAFGKFAFASTKSMFNGNALNLLTTLDGKLALPAGRRKLGSLEVSELGFGCMNIAWAYGDPPSKQDSIKLIRSAHEQGISFFDTAEIYGPHISEQITGEALKSVRNDVVIASKIGFDIDFDSGQMMGGLNSKPEHIKQAVNYMLKRLQTDHIDLLYQHRVDPNVPIEEVAGTMAELIKEGKIRHYGLSEAGAATIRRAHAEHPVTAVQNEYSFWTRDPEAEVIPVCEELGIGFVPWSPLGMGYLTGTVKSDYQFSEGDIRKSLNFPRFSKEALVKNQPIVDLLIKAGEKHQATPGQVSLAWLLAKKPFIVPIPGTRIISHMQENTSAVKVKLSTSDIQELETGFNSIGVFGDRAPEGLKESHDIGTSLGTSSKGTNGKTPLPKTKE; encoded by the coding sequence ATGACAATAGCAAACAATGACATCACCCGTCGTGACTTCATAGCTAAAACAGCACTTGTAAGTGCAGGTTTAGCTTTTGGAAAATTTGCATTTGCATCAACAAAATCTATGTTCAATGGAAATGCTCTAAATCTATTAACAACTTTAGATGGAAAGCTTGCCTTGCCGGCAGGCAGGCGAAAGCTCGGTTCACTCGAAGTTTCTGAATTAGGTTTTGGGTGTATGAATATTGCGTGGGCTTATGGAGATCCACCGAGTAAACAAGATTCTATTAAGTTAATTCGAAGTGCTCATGAACAAGGTATTAGCTTTTTCGATACCGCAGAAATTTATGGACCTCATATCAGTGAACAAATTACAGGCGAAGCTTTAAAATCTGTTCGTAATGATGTAGTAATTGCTTCTAAAATAGGTTTTGATATTGATTTCGATTCTGGTCAGATGATGGGCGGTTTAAATAGCAAACCGGAACACATTAAGCAGGCGGTAAATTATATGCTCAAGCGATTGCAGACAGATCATATCGATTTATTATATCAACACCGGGTAGATCCAAACGTACCAATTGAAGAAGTGGCTGGGACTATGGCAGAATTAATAAAAGAAGGAAAAATTCGTCATTACGGATTATCCGAAGCAGGTGCTGCTACAATTCGCAGAGCACATGCAGAACATCCGGTTACAGCAGTTCAAAATGAATATTCTTTCTGGACTCGTGACCCTGAGGCAGAAGTAATTCCTGTTTGTGAGGAACTTGGAATAGGTTTTGTACCATGGAGTCCGCTTGGGATGGGTTACTTAACAGGAACGGTAAAATCTGATTATCAGTTTTCAGAAGGTGATATCAGAAAAAGTTTAAACTTTCCAAGGTTCAGCAAAGAAGCTTTAGTTAAAAACCAACCGATAGTTGATCTTCTGATAAAAGCAGGTGAGAAACATCAGGCTACACCCGGTCAAGTTTCTTTAGCTTGGTTATTAGCAAAAAAACCTTTTATTGTACCAATTCCGGGTACCAGGATAATTTCACACATGCAGGAAAACACAAGTGCGGTAAAAGTAAAATTATCCACTTCCGATATTCAGGAACTCGAAACCGGTTTTAATTCTATTGGTGTATTTGGCGACAGAGCGCCCGAAGGTTTAAAAGAATCTCACGACATTGGGACAAGTTTGGGAACAAGTTCTAAAGGCACTAACGGAAAAACACCTTTACCAAAAACGAAGGAATAA
- a CDS encoding nuclear transport factor 2 family protein, with translation MKTITSILVSLLFFNLSNAQTMNPQNIEQRIAAIEDKMAIKNVVDVFSNLADTKEIDKQVLLFTEDGEVESYANSERTSLLKGREQLEQAFSGFLSNFHTIYHQNGQQTIDELTDNTAKATSYCRVILVGEQDGKQMKTTMYTIYKDEFVKQNGQWLIKHRTSNFMWQEVEEVK, from the coding sequence ATGAAAACAATAACATCAATTTTAGTATCTCTTTTATTTTTTAACCTATCAAATGCTCAAACTATGAATCCTCAAAACATAGAACAACGTATCGCTGCTATTGAAGATAAAATGGCGATAAAAAATGTTGTTGACGTATTTTCCAACCTTGCCGATACAAAAGAAATAGACAAACAAGTTTTACTTTTTACTGAAGATGGTGAGGTGGAATCGTACGCAAACAGTGAACGTACCTCATTGCTAAAAGGAAGAGAACAATTAGAGCAGGCATTTTCAGGTTTTCTTTCAAATTTTCATACCATCTACCACCAAAATGGGCAGCAAACCATTGATGAACTAACGGATAATACAGCCAAAGCAACTTCTTATTGTCGTGTAATTTTAGTTGGTGAACAGGATGGCAAACAAATGAAGACTACAATGTACACCATTTACAAAGACGAGTTTGTAAAGCAAAACGGACAATGGCTCATAAAACATCGAACATCAAATTTTATGTGGCAGGAAGTGGAAGAAGTAAAGTAA
- the vsr gene encoding DNA mismatch endonuclease Vsr, translating to MADVHSPEVRSYNMSMIRGKNTKPEITVRKFLHSKGFRFRLHKKELPGKPDIVLPKIKTVIFIHGCFWHGHKNCKYFVVPKTRTKWWLNKIDGNKQVDKRNNFKLKKAGWKIITLWTCQLKPKKVEKVFNKLSVQLW from the coding sequence TATGAGTATGATAAGGGGAAAGAATACAAAGCCCGAAATCACAGTAAGAAAATTTTTACACTCCAAGGGGTTCAGATTCAGATTACACAAGAAAGAACTGCCCGGTAAACCGGATATAGTTCTGCCCAAAATTAAAACAGTAATTTTTATTCATGGTTGTTTCTGGCATGGACATAAAAATTGCAAATATTTTGTTGTACCCAAAACAAGAACAAAATGGTGGTTGAATAAGATTGATGGAAACAAGCAAGTAGATAAAAGAAATAATTTTAAACTCAAAAAAGCAGGTTGGAAAATCATTACTCTCTGGACTTGTCAATTAAAACCCAAAAAGGTCGAAAAGGTATTTAATAAATTATCTGTACAACTCTGGTGA
- a CDS encoding HNH endonuclease produces the protein MKKGQRAWSREELILAINLYFKIPFGRLHSNNSAIIQLAKLIGRTPSSVAYKLVNFASLDPTLKARGIKGAYNVSKQDKEIWYEFYNNWDVLPFESEKLLAKINKISLEQLHNIDESELPKEGKTREQIVKVRVNQSFFRKSVLAAYNNTCCITGIQQKELLIAGHIKPWKDDIKNRLNLRNGIAINGLHDKAFDAGLITITPEYKVRISSVLIRQNKGQVITNYFLRYDNKKIILPSRFLPDKEFLLYHNKEKFIV, from the coding sequence ATGAAAAAAGGACAGCGGGCATGGTCAAGGGAAGAATTAATTTTAGCAATCAATCTTTATTTCAAAATTCCTTTCGGTCGCCTTCACTCAAATAATTCTGCAATTATTCAACTTGCAAAACTCATTGGCAGAACTCCCAGTTCTGTTGCATACAAGCTTGTTAACTTTGCCAGTCTTGATCCGACTTTGAAAGCCAGGGGAATAAAAGGTGCTTACAACGTAAGCAAACAGGATAAGGAAATATGGTATGAGTTTTATAACAATTGGGATGTCTTACCATTTGAGAGTGAAAAACTTCTTGCAAAGATTAATAAAATATCATTAGAGCAATTGCACAACATAGATGAGAGCGAATTACCAAAAGAAGGAAAAACAAGAGAGCAAATAGTAAAAGTCAGAGTAAATCAATCTTTTTTCAGAAAATCTGTTTTAGCTGCTTACAACAATACTTGTTGTATTACAGGAATTCAGCAAAAAGAATTACTCATTGCGGGACATATAAAACCATGGAAAGATGATATTAAGAACAGGCTAAATCTCCGAAATGGAATTGCTATAAACGGATTGCACGACAAAGCATTTGATGCCGGGTTGATAACCATAACACCGGAATACAAAGTCAGAATTTCTTCCGTTCTCATAAGACAAAATAAAGGCCAGGTTATTACAAATTATTTTTTAAGATATGATAATAAAAAAATAATCTTGCCTTCAAGATTTTTGCCTGACAAAGAATTTCTTCTTTACCATAATAAGGAAAAATTTATTGTGTAA
- a CDS encoding AbrB/MazE/SpoVT family DNA-binding domain-containing protein, which yields METGYVTTKGQLVIPSKMRRKYGIKPGTRINFFEEKDGIKIIPITPEIIDANKGFLGTGGKLLKALMEEKKKERDL from the coding sequence ATGGAAACAGGATATGTAACTACAAAAGGGCAATTAGTAATTCCCTCAAAGATGAGAAGAAAGTATGGGATTAAACCGGGAACCAGGATTAATTTCTTTGAGGAGAAAGATGGAATAAAGATTATTCCTATTACGCCTGAAATTATAGATGCTAATAAAGGTTTTTTAGGAACAGGCGGAAAGCTTTTAAAAGCTCTTATGGAAGAGAAGAAAAAAGAGCGTGATCTATGA
- a CDS encoding Na+/H+ antiporter: MENSVLLFLSLLLVIVCIIMIAKKIRVAYPVLLVVAGLLISFLPGLPKIQLEPDIVFILFLPPILYEAAWSSSFRELFKWRRIILSFAFIVVFISAISVAFTAYWFIPGFTLALGFLLGGIVSPPDAVSANAITKFVKIPKRLSTILEGESLLNDASSLIIMQFAIVAVTTGMFDIPSAALQFLWMIVGGVGCGIILAWVFTKLHKLLPTDVNIDVILTLIAPYLMYILAEEIHGSGILSVVAGGLFVSQKRYEFLSSSSRVHGTNFWESFIFLLNGIIFILIGLDLPQIINGLGNTNLVEAISYGVLITMVVVLVRIISFYGAVGVTLIMRNFIKVADPNNPGIKGPFILGWAGMRGVVSLAAALSIPLYLVNGDVFPQRNLILFITFIVILLTLTIQGLTLPYLIKKANLKEIDYPQPKNEVGEYLDKELHKISLEFLNGKSNENRQDGVNYQKIIAFLQDELNDEKEFRFNSNTTKVYRELLETQRIHLIQINKTQPSIDEEVIRIKMMTIDYQEERLKLRS, translated from the coding sequence ATGGAAAATTCTGTTTTATTATTTCTATCCCTGCTATTGGTAATCGTTTGCATCATTATGATTGCCAAAAAAATACGGGTAGCCTATCCTGTATTGTTGGTAGTTGCAGGTTTGCTTATTAGTTTTTTACCGGGCTTACCCAAGATTCAACTGGAACCCGATATCGTTTTTATTCTTTTTTTACCTCCCATTCTATATGAAGCAGCCTGGTCTTCTTCATTCAGAGAACTTTTCAAGTGGCGAAGGATTATTCTCAGCTTTGCCTTTATCGTAGTTTTCATCTCCGCAATAAGTGTGGCGTTTACTGCATATTGGTTTATCCCCGGTTTTACTTTGGCATTGGGTTTTTTATTGGGAGGTATTGTTTCTCCACCCGATGCAGTAAGTGCAAATGCTATTACAAAGTTTGTAAAAATACCCAAGCGGCTTTCAACCATTTTAGAGGGTGAAAGTTTATTGAACGATGCTTCTTCACTTATCATTATGCAATTCGCTATTGTTGCGGTTACTACAGGTATGTTTGATATCCCGTCAGCGGCTTTGCAGTTTCTTTGGATGATAGTAGGTGGCGTGGGTTGCGGAATTATTTTGGCATGGGTGTTTACCAAATTACACAAACTGCTGCCAACCGATGTGAATATAGATGTGATCCTAACTCTTATAGCTCCTTATTTAATGTATATACTTGCAGAAGAAATACATGGTTCCGGAATTTTATCTGTTGTGGCAGGCGGTTTATTTGTTTCTCAAAAACGTTATGAATTTCTTAGTTCATCGTCAAGGGTACACGGAACAAATTTTTGGGAGAGTTTTATTTTTCTGCTCAATGGAATAATTTTCATACTTATTGGGCTCGATCTGCCTCAAATTATAAATGGTTTAGGAAATACAAACCTGGTTGAAGCTATAAGTTATGGTGTGTTGATAACAATGGTTGTGGTTTTGGTAAGAATAATTAGTTTCTATGGTGCCGTGGGAGTTACACTGATTATGCGGAATTTCATCAAAGTAGCGGATCCAAACAATCCTGGTATCAAAGGACCTTTTATTTTAGGCTGGGCAGGAATGCGTGGCGTAGTTTCGTTAGCAGCAGCTTTATCCATTCCACTTTATTTGGTAAATGGTGATGTTTTTCCACAACGAAATTTGATTCTGTTTATCACCTTTATTGTCATTCTATTAACACTGACTATTCAAGGTTTAACACTTCCCTACCTCATTAAAAAAGCCAATTTAAAAGAGATAGATTACCCACAACCTAAAAACGAAGTGGGAGAATACCTGGATAAGGAACTACATAAAATATCGCTTGAGTTTTTGAATGGTAAGTCCAATGAAAATCGGCAAGACGGAGTAAACTACCAAAAGATAATTGCATTCTTACAAGATGAGTTGAATGACGAAAAAGAATTCCGATTTAATAGTAACACTACCAAGGTGTACAGGGAGCTTTTAGAGACACAACGGATACACCTTATCCAAATCAACAAAACACAACCATCCATTGATGAAGAAGTTATACGTATAAAAATGATGACGATAGACTACCAGGAAGAAAGGTTGAAGCTGAGAAGCTAA
- a CDS encoding type II toxin-antitoxin system VapC family toxin, with protein MKYVLDSYSLLAYAEKEKGVDEVGDILKKALDDKAELFLCVINWGEMYYIALREGGKERAELYKNTFARYPITIVEANKELTLQAAQYKAYHKVSYADAFAAALAKMKKAQLVTGDREFKVLEREIKINWI; from the coding sequence ATGAAATATGTTTTGGACAGTTACTCTTTATTAGCCTACGCAGAAAAAGAAAAAGGTGTTGATGAGGTTGGAGACATTTTAAAAAAAGCTCTTGATGATAAAGCCGAATTGTTTTTATGTGTTATTAACTGGGGAGAAATGTATTACATCGCTTTGCGGGAAGGCGGCAAAGAAAGAGCTGAACTCTACAAAAATACTTTTGCCAGATATCCTATTACAATTGTAGAAGCCAACAAAGAACTTACTCTGCAGGCAGCACAGTACAAAGCATATCACAAAGTTTCTTATGCAGATGCTTTTGCTGCCGCTTTGGCAAAGATGAAAAAAGCACAGTTAGTTACAGGAGATAGAGAGTTTAAAGTGCTGGAAAGGGAGATAAAGATTAACTGGATATGA
- a CDS encoding DNA cytosine methyltransferase has protein sequence MAKLKAVDFFCSIGGMTYGFRKAGINVIAGIDIDPSCKETYEYNNPGTKFIQADIKNYTFDELKKTTGIAANDDNLIFIGCSPCQYWSIINTDKTKSKPLKNLLLDFQKYVLYFKPGYIVLENVPGIIKKHSRSGLKKFVKEIQNLGYIVKYDILNANYYGVPQRRRRFTLIASRVKREIGLPKANKKDVPIVKQFIGVKNGFRKITAGHNDTSDFSHTTAKLSEKNLKRIKKISHNGGSRLEWENNTLLQLKCYRKLEKGFSDIYGRMFWDKPAPTITTKFHSLSNGRFGHPNEDRAISLREGATLQTFPTDYIFKEKSIGKVAKHIGNAVPPEFAKRIALKIIKGENYE, from the coding sequence ATGGCAAAACTCAAAGCCGTTGATTTCTTCTGTTCAATCGGTGGGATGACTTATGGTTTCAGAAAAGCCGGGATTAATGTTATTGCCGGAATAGACATTGATCCATCCTGTAAAGAAACTTACGAATACAACAATCCAGGAACAAAATTTATTCAAGCAGATATCAAGAATTACACTTTTGACGAGTTAAAAAAAACTACAGGTATTGCAGCGAACGATGACAACCTTATTTTTATAGGTTGCAGTCCTTGCCAATATTGGTCTATCATTAACACTGACAAAACGAAATCGAAACCTTTAAAAAATCTTCTTTTAGATTTTCAAAAATACGTTTTGTATTTCAAGCCTGGGTACATAGTTCTGGAAAATGTACCTGGAATTATTAAAAAGCATAGTAGAAGTGGGCTTAAGAAATTTGTTAAGGAAATACAAAATTTAGGATATATTGTAAAGTACGATATACTTAATGCTAATTACTATGGTGTTCCCCAAAGAAGAAGAAGGTTTACATTAATTGCTTCGCGTGTCAAAAGAGAGATCGGGCTTCCCAAAGCGAACAAAAAAGATGTGCCAATTGTAAAGCAATTCATTGGAGTTAAGAACGGGTTCAGAAAAATAACCGCCGGACACAATGATACATCCGACTTCTCACACACAACAGCTAAGCTAAGTGAAAAAAATTTAAAGCGAATTAAAAAAATTTCTCATAATGGCGGAAGCAGATTAGAATGGGAAAACAATACCCTCCTACAGTTGAAGTGTTATAGAAAATTAGAAAAAGGTTTCAGTGATATCTATGGAAGAATGTTTTGGGATAAACCCGCACCGACTATTACAACGAAATTCCACAGTTTATCAAATGGTAGGTTTGGACATCCTAATGAAGATCGTGCAATTTCATTAAGGGAAGGAGCGACACTACAGACTTTTCCTACAGATTATATTTTTAAAGAAAAAAGTATTGGAAAAGTTGCAAAACATATTGGAAATGCTGTGCCACCGGAATTTGCAAAAAGAATTGCCTTAAAAATAATTAAAGGGGAAAATTATGAGTGA